The nucleotide sequence CAACGGTGGGGAACGTGTTGCTCTAGATATACACCCACGAACACCCAACCCAAACACATACAGCCAACCCACGTTAGAGACCCATTTTGACAATTGACCCACCAAAACGCGGAGCAGTTATTCCTTACTTTACTCAAACTGAAAATACATAAATACCCCCACTGATTTCTCTTAATAACAGATCTCACCCCTCTCCGTGGGCGTTAAGAAACTGAACCAGAGAAATCTTCCCTTCCCCATATATAATCTCCACCAAAAACCCATTCTCTTGTCTATCAAAATCATTTGTGTTTGAAATGGGAGAGCagaagaaccagaagaagatgtCTTTCTTGAAGAGAATAAGGAAGGAGTCATGGAGGTGGAAGTTCTTGGGGCCTGCCTTCAAGTGGAAGAGGCTCAATAATATCAGAGTTTCCTTCTTTGATGATGTTTTGTTCAAGATAATCTCTGTTCTTGAGGCTGTTGTTTTGGTGGCCactgtttctttcttctttctttgttgtgGCTGTCACTTTTGAGATTTCTCTCTAATTAGTGCATAGACTTTGTATTAGATCTTCTCAGTTGAGGATTAATTTCTGATTCCGGGGTTTCTGGCTTCATTGTTTGAGCTCTGTTTCTGTTGAAGAAGATTGTGGAACAGCGTATAAGTTCCTGGGTGGGGAGACGGGGGATCAGCTGTTCAGGCCTGTGTTTTCTTGCTGTATAAAAGCTAATGCTTGCTTAACTTTATTTTTGCTTTTTCCTATGATTATTATGAAATATTAACAACTTTCTCCTTCATTGTGATTCCttgttctctctctgttttcttctttattgccattgatttctgggtttgtttgtttgtttgaaaatttttcattttctttggttAGTTCAGCTTCATAGTCCCTTGATTCTTTAACCCAATTGCAATTCACCCATGGTTAGATTGCAAACCATCAAAAGTAGATGTCTTTTGGATTCTCATGTAAGTAGATGTCTTTTGGATTCTCAGGAAATGTACTCCCACACAAACAATTACAACCATAGAATCTTAAGCCTATAGATACAGCTTTCATATaacaaaaacagagagagaaggctttttcatttattttttgaatagcAATGACAGCGATAACATGGTGGGTTGCAATCTTTatcaatatcatcatcattgtcaACAGCTAAACACCATTGTTACTCTCAATTTCCTTCTTAAACACATTCAAGAATAAAAGGAATGAACTGTATGATTACAAAGTTTGTTGCCTCCAGGAAACCTGGCAAGTGGTCCATCAGTTAGGCATCAAAAGTATCATTACGTGACATCAGCACCAACTAAATTATGCTTTGCCAAAACTGAATGCACTTTCTtttagggctgttactggtatggtaaattatccattggtataccattaccgacgaattggttaccgaaaatagcagaagattggtataccgttaccaattgttcggtacggtaaatttaccgatgatttcggtaacggtaacggtaaacaaagttcaaaaccggtaaatttcccgattaccgacatatatattaaatatatattaatattatttttagttttagttttagttttatttaattatgaccattagattgatctaatttaatctagaccattgattatttttagggttatcatttatatatcacttgtagcaatttcattaactttaaagcagtgtttgttacataacaaaatgctttgttggtattgattacatgtttttctccctttccattatggtcttttatctttatttatcttgtttcttctagctttcctgccatggagtttaaaacacttctgATACTAAAAATAGATTTtctgttatagattgttggaataatgttatgtgaattatcctttctttttttcactgattgataggtattttctcttattcacatatggcacaatgatccttctcattaatctatcatttttatttcatacaatgactattaa is from Tripterygium wilfordii isolate XIE 37 chromosome 14, ASM1340144v1, whole genome shotgun sequence and encodes:
- the LOC120015427 gene encoding uncharacterized protein LOC120015427, whose amino-acid sequence is MGEQKNQKKMSFLKRIRKESWRWKFLGPAFKWKRLNNIRVSFFDDVLFKIISVLEAVVLVATVSFFFLCCGCHF